From Canis lupus dingo isolate Sandy chromosome 37, ASM325472v2, whole genome shotgun sequence:
TGGAGGGAGTGTGCTCAGGCCATCCATCCCGCCTCacctctccctgcttcctccacCAACCGGCCAGAGAGAACTTTCTAGAGTTTCCCCAAACAAGCCCTGCCGTCTGCTGCCTCTGGGCCTGTTGTTTCCTGTGCCCCCAGAGGCTCTCCAACTTTGGTCCCTGGGCCAGCCGCAGCCAGCATCCTgcggagcttgttagaaatgcacattcccgggccccaccccagacctgccgaatgggggaggctggggatgggaCAAAGAATCAGGTCCAGTGGCTGCCTGGCGCCATGTGATGCCCACTGCTCTTTGGAAATACGTTTTCCACCTCATGTCAGCTTCTTAACTGCTACATCCTCATTGTGGAATAAAGGCCTCCGCCTCCGAGTCCCTTCCGCGAATCCCTCAGTTCACCTGTCCCCGGATGGGCCTGGGGCTTAGGGTGCATCTGTCCCGTTTGTCCATCTTGGCCTGGGGACCGAGCAGGGCAAACCGTAGGCACATAATAAGTGACGGTAGAGATGCGCTGCCTCGGGGGTGGCCACGGGAGTGGAGATGTGGGGCCCGGGCATCGTGAGGGCCGCCTCGCGGAGGGGCCCGGGCCTGGAGCGGGGCTGAGCGCCGGTGTCCCAACCCGCAGGTACAGCCTGTACACCCGCACCTGGCTCGGGTACCTCTTCTACCGCCAGCAGCTGCGCAGGGCTCGGAATCGCTACCCCAAAGGCCACTCCAGAACCCAGGCCCGCCTCTTCAACGGTGAGCTCCGGCCGCCCCGGGCCCGCACCGCCCCCTGCCTGTGCCCCATCACCCCCCATCACCCACCCCCCATATGCCCCCCCACTGCCGCTGGGCTCCCTGCCCGTCAGCCTGCCCACAGCCCATCTCTGTCCCCCAGGAGTGAAGGTGCTTCCCATCCCCGTCCTCTCAGACAACTACAGCTACCTCATCATCGACACCCAGGCCCGGCTGGCTGTGGCTGTGGACCCCTCTGACCCTCAGGCCGTgcaggtgaggggaggggggcagggctaCCTGGGGCCACCTGGGGCCACCTGGGCGGCTGGCAGCTTTCCCTCCCTGATCCCTCTGCCAGTGGGACGTGCCTGCACACACAGACCCCACCGTGCAAGTACACACAGGGACCCCCACAAccacccagggcagggctgggcggGGGAGGACAGTCGTGGGGGAACCCTAGGGAGAGGGATGCTCACTCAGGACCCTGGTCTGGGGTTtcttctgtctctcactctctgtggCCCCTTTCTGACCCTCTTCTCTCATCTGTGTCGGTCGGTCTCTgggtctctccatctctccttcccactTCTTATTtccctgtgtgcgtgtgtgcctgGGTGTTCCCTGCCCCTCGGTCTCCCTCCCCGCacctccccatcctctcccctgTGTGCTGGCTCAGCCTCAGCTGCCCGAATCCCCCCAGCCCTCTCGTCCCTACCCCCTCATCCTCTAGCTGCGTCacctccctggccctcctcctccccgctctCCCCCTCTTCACCCAGCACCTGTGCCCCTGCCGCTCGCAGAGCACTACCCAGTGTCAgcacctcctctctcccccaggcTTCCATCGAAAAGGAGGGTGTTAATTTGGTTGCCATCCTCTGCACCCACAAGCACTGGTaaggggctgggatggggggctgggggacagaTGAGCTTCTCTGGCCGTCCCTGGCCCTAGTGGGCTTGGCAGGATGAGGCCCAGTGAGGACAGGccgggctggggggcagggagtcAAGATACCAGGGCACCCGCCTTCTTCATAAAGTCGCAGGGGCACCagtagaggagggaaggggcggggctCCCCCCATGGCACTTATCAGGCCCCTGAAGccctggaggagggcagggcgggCATTTATCTTTCATTCCTTGGGCACATATCAGATGCCCACTGTGCTCGGGACATGAGCAAACCCTGTGAGTTCTTTCCGCAAGGAGAGTATAGTCCAATAGGGGAGACAGCCCTGCACTCCAGCGTACGAGAACCAACGTTTAGGTAGCAGTTGGCACaagggatgggaggtggggggtacTTGGTGAAGTGTGACCAGATCCTCTTGGGAGAATTAGAGGTCAGTGACCCGGAGGCTGAGAGAGTCCAGGGCAGGGGGGCAAGTCGTGGGGATGAGCAGGGCAGCAGCTTGAACAGAGGCCTAGAGGTGTGGACGGCTTGGCTCAGTTCAGAAGCCTGGGGCTCAGGACTCAAAGGTCTGGAGACCTGGAGAGAGGAAGGCAAGGGGGCCTCCCAAGTCCCTTTGTCCTTCAAAGTCCCTGCCTGTCTTTGCCGTCCTCCAGGGACCACAGTGGAGGGAACCGTGACCTCAGCCGGCGGCACCAGGACTGTCGGGTGTATGGGAGCCCTCAGGACGGCATCCCCTACCTCACCCAGTAAGGCCCTGACCCGGGGTGGGTGGCTCCTCTGTGAGCCCTTTGCCACACCCCATCCTTCAGCTGAGTCTTGCAGGACCACCAGCAGCTGGATCTGTGCTGGtgcccttcctgccccttccttaGAGGGCAGATCACAGCCCGTCTGAAGACCGGCACTGTCTGCCCCCCAACTCATCCAGCCATGGTCCCCAaagtggggagaggccaggtTTTTGGATCTGAAGCCCTGGGGACTGTGAGTGCCTCCCCTCTCTAGTCTGGAAGCCCTGCCTCCTTCAAGTCACCCAGCCCCTTGAGGCCTAGGGTAGGGCAAGGATTAGCACAGCCCAAGCTCTAGCACCTTCTCTCCTCTACTGCCTTGCTTCTCAGTCCCTTGTGTCATCAAGATGTGGTTAGCGTGGGACGGCTTCAGATCCGGGCTCTGGCCACCCCTGGCCACACGCAAGGCCATCTGGTCTACCTGCTGGACGGGGAGCCCTACAAgggtccctcctgcctcttctcagGGGACCTGCTCTTCCTCTCTGGCTGTGGTGagtcttgcccccccccccccaccaaagggatgcaggaggagggaggcaggaaggagggggagaggtcACAGCAGAGACCCAAGGATGGCCACAGCCCCATGCAGCACATGAAAACTTTGCTGTCGGCACAAACACTGCCTCGCTGTTACTCTCATCTGTGTCAGCCCATTGTTTTAATACCCTCGCGACTTCGCACGGGGGATGCACAGAATGAGACAATGCTTGGAACTGGGTATAGACCTTGCAGGGTGTTGGTTTCCACTGGGTGGAGCCTAGTTCTCTGGCACAGTAACTGGAGAGACTAGGTCACAAAAGGTGGAGAACCCTCGAATGAGAGGGTGACCCGTGGGCAGGGGAGGATCACAGTTCCGGGCTGTGTGAGTCTCAGAGGGCGGCGCAGGCAAAGAAGTGCGCCTTGGAAAAGAGCAACCACCCACCAACCATGCGTGGGGCCCCTGGCACTCAGCCTGAAGCTCCTGTCCCCTCTCCGTCCACGTGTCAGTATGTGCGATGGAGGCCTTGGCTGGGGGGTGAATACGTGGCTCAGCTGCCATGGGAAGGAGGGTGGAGAACCTGGGGGTGGGTATGGCGGGGACACGGTTGAGGGCCAGTGGCCGGCCCCAGCTGTCCTCACCCCCTCCGCTACCAAGCTGTGTTCTCCTTGTCCTGTGACATGCCCGCTGACCCTCCCCAGGACGGACCTTTGAGGGTACCGCAGAGACCATGCTGAGCTCCCTGGACACGGTGCTGGGGCTGGAGGATGACACTCTGCTGTGGCCTGGTGAGgtgcccctcccactcctccctcaCTCCCCTGGAGTCCTGGctgccccagcctctggcccAGAGGCGACACAACCCCACCTCTGGTGGCTCCTGGGAGCCAACTctagcactgagcacagagccccctTCATTCCAGAGTGCTGGCTCCGAATGCCTCTGCTTCTCACGCCAACTGCCCCTGACAGCCAGCCCTCGGCCTCTTGGGAGCTTTGTTGGTCCCGGTGCATCCCAGAGAGATGGCTGAGATTTTAGAGCCAAAGCCAACAACAGAAAATAGCCTTTGCTTATCAGAGAAGTCAGTATCTCTCCATGTATCACCCGCATGCACCCGTACCACACATTACGTGGGCGCCTCTCCCCATGCATGTACGTGGCATGTCCATGCATCCATCCTTCCAGACTCTGCATGTCCCTATGTACATACACGAGCATTGGGATGTCCGTGGTTCCTAAAACACATCACTAAGATGTTAGGTAATCctcaaaacatatatatatatatattttttttaagatttatttatttattcatgagagacatagagagaggcagagacataggcagagggagaagcaggctccctgtggggaacctgatgcaggactcgataccaggaccccaggatcatgccctgagccaaagccagatgctcaaccactgagccacccaggtgccccctcaaaacatctatttatccatccattcatttgatCATACTTGATTAAACACCTGACACTTACCGGGCTCTGTTCTAGGCACCAGGGACACGTCTGTGTTCTAGTAGCATTATTTTCTCCAGATGACAAAACTgcggcccagagaggttccacgACTCGGCCAAGGCTGCACAGCCGGGCAGGGGCAGAGTCAGGACTAAGACTGCAAGGCCGTCTGGCTCCAGGTCCCAGTGGTTTTACCCCTGAActgctctgcccctccactcGGGGCTGACCTGTGCCCACATTTAGAGAAGCAGCTCTGTGGGGTTGGGCCTTTCCTGGAAGTGCCACCCCTCCCCCTGGCTGTCGGGTAcccagaggcctggggcagggaggactTTTCCTGACGGcacctcccctctctctgtgtcctgcATCTtgcccgccaccccccacccctggtgGCCCTTAGGTCATGAGTATGCGGAAGAGAACCTGGGCTTTGCGGGTGTGGTGGAGCCCGAGAACCTGGCCCGGGAGAGGAAGATGCAGTGGGTCCAGAGGCAGCGAATGGAGCGCAAGAGCACGGTGCGGGGCCAGGGCCGGGGTCCAGGGCGGGCCCCCAGGGTGCTTCCCCAGTAGGGACCCCTCCCGGCTGAGCTGCGgcctgcaggcccctccccagagcccccacATGTTTGGTCTTGGAGTGAGGCCCTCTGGTCCCTGAGACAGGGGagggggtgcggtggggggcTTCCCCGATGGGATCTGTTTTCCAGATTCTCTCCATCAAACCCGCTAATCCCGGTACCTCTCATCCCCCAGTGCCCGTCCACCCTGGGAGAGGAGCGCTCCTACAACCCATTCCTGAGGACCCACTGCCTGGTGCTGCAGGAGGCTctggggccaggcccaggccccactGGGGATGACGGCTACTCCCGGGCCCAGCTCCTGGAGAAGCTCCGGCAGCTGAAAGACCTGCACAAGAGCAAGTGACAGCCCCTCCCCGGCGCAGCCCACCCCGCACGGCAGGGAGGCCACCTGTCTCGTCGCCCGCACCACACCATCCCTctcatcactaccaccaccacctccatcggTGCCCACAGGGGGCATCAGTCCCCAACActgtcagagggaggaggaacaAGGTGACGAGGCCATGAGAgccagaggctggaggctggTCAAAGGCATGGAGACCCCAGGGGGTGAGGCTGAGGGAAGGGGAGCCTTGGGACACCTCCAGACCCAGCTGGGAGGGTGCCTCCTCCCCTGTCCTGCTCCTGCCAGCGAGGACATGGAGAGTGCCAGTCACCCCTCCCTCAGGACGCCTCACTCTCCCTGTAGCCCCTGAACCCAGGGCAGCCGGAGCCTCCAACAGGTTGagtccccttcccccttctcccacACAGGGTTGGGAAGCACAGGCCCCCTTAGTGGCCTGAGGTGTGGTGCCTTGGAAAAGTGGTCACTCGGGGAGGTGGCTGGGCTCGGGTGTCCTGAGGCACCGGCCCTCCTCCCCACGCCTCCCCGCCTCCCAAAGGCATTTTTCGAACAGAGCCATTTCTGGGAAAGACGAAAGGGCTGGAAGTCTGCATGTCTGGACAGTCTGGGCCTCAGCGCCTCCCCTACGGCCTGGAAGACGGAGGCTCCTGGTTGCCACAGACGGGACCGAGGTGACAGGCTGAGGAGACGCCAGGAGCTGGGACTGCAGCCCcataggctccctgcatagcTGGCCTCTGCCCTTGCCTGGCGCCCAGAGGACTCCCCTtgccaggagagagagagagagagagagagagagagagagagagagagccgtCCTCCCCGGCCAGAGCGGTCTTCTCCTGATGGCCCTCGTCCTTAGGAACATCTGCCTTGTTCTAACTCCTGCTTTATCCTCGGTCCCTCTCCTCTTTTAGTTTATAAAGACATTCATCTGGCCCTCAGCAGTTTGCCAAGAACACCCCATGTCATTTCTCGTTGATCCCAGGCCCCATCCTGGCTGGGGACGGGAGCAGCAAGCCGTCAGCCCTCGAGGGAGCAGCAGCCCCCAGAACCCCAGGCCTGAGCCCTACCCCCAGCTCAGCCTCTCCTCTGGGCTCTGGTCCGGGTCCCCTTGGGGCCACAGAGAGGAAGCCCAAGGTCCTGGAGCAGGCCTACCTGGGGTCAGCCGGGAGCCTTCTCTTCCTGTGTTCAAGCCTCTGGGCCTATGCCCGCCTCTCGTGAGCCTCCGAGATGCCCCctgccctcagtttccctcctcgccctgcctctgcctccctctccagccACAGCCTCTGGTACCAGCTCTAGCAATACCGCCAGAATagagctccccaccccccagacctGCAGTTTCATGCCGctgtgcctttgctcatgctgtctcttcaGACTGGAATGCCTTTCCCCTGCTCCTCCGGCCTTGTCTGCCTGGCAAACACCCATTCATTCACCTCTCACAATCCCCCTCAAaggccccctcctccaggaagacaaccccgtgcccccccaccctccaggctACCTCTGCTCTTTGTAAATGCTTCTCTCGTGGCACTTCTCACACTGTATTTTACTTGTTTACATGTTTGTCTCCCCTTCTAGACTGTGAACCCTTCAGGGCATGGACTGTATCTTATGCATCTCTGTAACTCTGCGcctagcacggtgcctggcacgcagtaggcgctcaataaatCTTGAATGAAGAATTTAACTGGGGCTCGGTCACTCAGTGAGATCAGCTTTCCTGCCCGTTCCGTCCTCCCGTCTGAGTTACAAGCCTGCTAACTTGG
This genomic window contains:
- the PNKD gene encoding probable hydrolase PNKD isoform X1, with translation MAAVVAATALKGRGARNARVLRGILSGATANKASQSRTRALQSHSSPECKEEPEPLSPELEYIPRKRGKNPMKAVGLAWYSLYTRTWLGYLFYRQQLRRARNRYPKGHSRTQARLFNGVKVLPIPVLSDNYSYLIIDTQARLAVAVDPSDPQAVQASIEKEGVNLVAILCTHKHWDHSGGNRDLSRRHQDCRVYGSPQDGIPYLTHPLCHQDVVSVGRLQIRALATPGHTQGHLVYLLDGEPYKGPSCLFSGDLLFLSGCGRTFEGTAETMLSSLDTVLGLEDDTLLWPGHEYAEENLGFAGVVEPENLARERKMQWVQRQRMERKSTCPSTLGEERSYNPFLRTHCLVLQEALGPGPGPTGDDGYSRAQLLEKLRQLKDLHKSK
- the PNKD gene encoding probable hydrolase PNKD isoform X3, producing the protein MKAVGLAWYSLYTRTWLGYLFYRQQLRRARNRYPKGHSRTQARLFNGVKVLPIPVLSDNYSYLIIDTQARLAVAVDPSDPQAVQASIEKEGVNLVAILCTHKHWDHSGGNRDLSRRHQDCRVYGSPQDGIPYLTHPLCHQDVVSVGRLQIRALATPGHTQGHLVYLLDGEPYKGPSCLFSGDLLFLSGCGRTFEGTAETMLSSLDTVLGLEDDTLLWPGHEYAEENLGFAGVVEPENLARERKMQWVQRQRMERKSTCPSTLGEERSYNPFLRTHCLVLQEALGPGPGPTGDDGYSRAQLLEKLRQLKDLHKSK
- the PNKD gene encoding probable hydrolase PNKD isoform X2; the protein is MAWPGGPALWLWVAGCGLLLLVGVLLASPRSRRARRTLRGLLMARSKRLLFRIGYSLYTRTWLGYLFYRQQLRRARNRYPKGHSRTQARLFNGVKVLPIPVLSDNYSYLIIDTQARLAVAVDPSDPQAVQASIEKEGVNLVAILCTHKHWDHSGGNRDLSRRHQDCRVYGSPQDGIPYLTHPLCHQDVVSVGRLQIRALATPGHTQGHLVYLLDGEPYKGPSCLFSGDLLFLSGCGRTFEGTAETMLSSLDTVLGLEDDTLLWPGHEYAEENLGFAGVVEPENLARERKMQWVQRQRMERKSTCPSTLGEERSYNPFLRTHCLVLQEALGPGPGPTGDDGYSRAQLLEKLRQLKDLHKSK